Proteins from a single region of Bartonella sp. M0283:
- a CDS encoding dipeptidase produces the protein MAETLIQCFDGHNDILSKIRDEKNLDPSAFINGFESAELDLPKAEKGGLIGGLCAVYPPSVDLQPDKNGVYPELTIKDATKPTMEMAKLLHDIEKLKPERFKICKTARDIKEAIKAHQFAAVFHIEGAEAIGENLEELARLYQDGLRSLGPVWSRPNIFGFGVPFKYGSTGDIGPGLTETGKKLVRECNKLGIMVDLSHMNEKGFWDIAKLSDAPLVASHSNAYHLSHQSRNLTDEQLRAIGKSKGLVGINFGVKFLREDGERNRDTPLKTIINHMRYIVDIVGVEHVGLGSDFDGTTIPNDLHDCSQLPKLVAEMEKSGFNHDEIEKITSKNWISVLERTWGE, from the coding sequence ATGGCTGAAACACTCATCCAATGTTTTGACGGGCACAATGACATTCTCTCCAAAATCCGCGACGAGAAAAACCTTGACCCTTCGGCTTTCATCAATGGTTTTGAAAGTGCAGAACTTGACCTGCCAAAGGCTGAAAAAGGCGGCCTTATTGGCGGGCTTTGTGCGGTTTATCCGCCATCGGTTGATCTTCAGCCCGATAAAAACGGTGTCTATCCCGAATTAACCATAAAAGATGCAACAAAGCCGACCATGGAAATGGCAAAGCTTCTCCATGATATTGAAAAGCTGAAACCCGAACGTTTCAAAATTTGCAAAACCGCGCGTGATATTAAAGAAGCAATCAAGGCGCACCAATTTGCTGCGGTTTTTCATATTGAAGGTGCGGAAGCCATTGGCGAAAATCTGGAAGAGCTTGCCCGCCTCTATCAGGATGGATTGCGCAGCCTCGGGCCCGTCTGGAGCAGACCCAATATATTCGGTTTCGGAGTGCCGTTTAAATATGGTTCGACCGGCGACATCGGACCGGGCTTGACAGAAACCGGCAAAAAACTTGTTCGCGAATGTAACAAGCTCGGAATTATGGTTGATCTTTCGCATATGAATGAAAAAGGCTTCTGGGACATTGCAAAATTGAGCGATGCGCCGCTTGTTGCTTCCCATTCCAACGCCTATCACTTGAGCCATCAAAGCCGTAACCTCACAGACGAGCAATTGCGCGCTATCGGAAAAAGCAAGGGGCTGGTCGGCATCAATTTCGGTGTCAAATTCCTGCGCGAAGATGGCGAACGCAACCGCGACACACCGCTTAAAACCATTATCAACCACATGCGCTATATTGTTGATATTGTCGGTGTGGAACATGTCGGCCTCGGTTCTGATTTCGATGGCACAACAATTCCGAATGACTTGCATGATTGTTCACAATTGCCGAAACTCGTCGCCGAAATGGAAAAATCCGGTTTCAACCATGACGAGATCGAGAAAATCACCTCGAAAAACTGGATCTCGGTTCTGGAACGCACCTGGGGCGAATAA
- a CDS encoding bifunctional allantoicase/(S)-ureidoglycine aminohydrolase, translating into MNEKDYYFPMGGLQPRSELLSSKATFKDAYMVMPASVMTDIVTSQLPFFTKSRFWVLARPMTGFSETFSQYIGEIEPSGGSTHPENDKRAEAVFFVTDGALTIVLEGEKHVLHKGGFAYLPAGHDYQLWNEAKTTARFHWIRKAYEKVEGLDKPDAIFSSDQQITPAEMKGHEGVWLTSRFMDMNDMRHDMNVAIVTFMPGAHIPFMETHVMEHGLYVLQGKGVYRLNDDWVEVEKGDFMWLRAFCPQACYAGGPEPFRYLLYKDINRHAKLW; encoded by the coding sequence ATGAATGAGAAAGACTATTATTTTCCGATGGGCGGATTACAACCACGTTCCGAACTTTTAAGCAGCAAAGCGACCTTCAAAGACGCCTATATGGTGATGCCCGCTTCTGTCATGACGGATATTGTCACGAGCCAATTGCCGTTTTTTACAAAATCCCGCTTCTGGGTTTTGGCGCGCCCGATGACCGGCTTTTCAGAAACATTTTCCCAATATATCGGCGAGATCGAACCTTCAGGTGGCTCCACACATCCGGAAAACGACAAGCGTGCGGAAGCGGTCTTTTTTGTGACCGATGGTGCACTCACCATTGTGCTAGAAGGCGAAAAACATGTTCTTCACAAAGGTGGTTTTGCTTATCTTCCAGCGGGGCACGATTATCAATTATGGAATGAAGCAAAAACCACCGCGCGCTTTCACTGGATCCGCAAGGCTTATGAAAAAGTGGAAGGGCTTGATAAACCCGATGCAATTTTTTCTTCCGACCAACAAATAACGCCTGCCGAAATGAAAGGCCATGAGGGTGTATGGTTGACAAGCCGTTTCATGGATATGAACGACATGCGCCATGACATGAATGTTGCCATTGTCACCTTTATGCCGGGCGCTCATATTCCTTTCATGGAAACCCATGTTATGGAACACGGGCTTTATGTCTTGCAAGGCAAAGGCGTTTATCGGCTGAATGATGATTGGGTGGAAGTCGAAAAAGGCGATTTTATGTGGTTGCGCGCATTTTGTCCGCAAGCCTGCTATGCCGGCGGGCCGGAACCATTCCGTTATCTCCTCTATAAAGATATAAACCGGCACGCAAAACTCTGGTAA
- a CDS encoding LysR family transcriptional regulator, producing the protein MQHRLMKYLDEVARSGSIRSAAQKLHVAASAIQRQIKLFEEEIGTPVFSRSHKGLELTATGELVLGHIRETMRNEERMMSEIKALNGVIRQNLTIVCEENLASTLLFSAIVDFQQNHKSTKINVLTAQNEDVENVLLDGKADLALAYDIEKQPRFTIDKEVKCPLGLFLRKGHRLEKRLQGKTKVNLAEIIGEALVLPEKGTKLKSLIETLGPPLVTAVPIVETSSIPLIVQLVATGNYVSILSRTELPEGFDNEFLFIPVITHPAYRILTLFHQTNRALKPVEQQFQHVLMEQMKERLGPRNPNFSGGEAKEAE; encoded by the coding sequence TTGCAACACCGTTTGATGAAATATCTTGACGAGGTGGCGCGTTCCGGCTCGATACGGAGTGCCGCACAAAAGCTTCATGTTGCCGCTTCTGCCATCCAGCGGCAAATAAAGCTCTTTGAAGAAGAAATCGGCACACCGGTTTTTTCCCGCAGCCATAAGGGGCTGGAACTCACGGCCACCGGCGAACTGGTGCTTGGACATATCCGCGAAACAATGCGCAATGAAGAACGCATGATGAGCGAGATTAAGGCTTTAAACGGTGTTATCCGCCAGAATTTGACAATTGTGTGTGAAGAAAATCTCGCTAGCACCCTTCTTTTTTCGGCAATTGTCGACTTCCAGCAAAACCATAAATCCACAAAAATCAACGTATTGACGGCGCAAAACGAGGATGTAGAGAATGTGCTTCTTGATGGCAAAGCCGATCTTGCTTTGGCCTATGACATTGAAAAGCAGCCCCGTTTTACGATTGATAAAGAGGTGAAATGCCCGCTTGGGCTTTTTCTTCGCAAAGGTCATCGTCTCGAAAAACGTTTGCAAGGAAAAACCAAAGTCAATCTTGCCGAAATTATTGGCGAAGCTTTGGTTCTTCCCGAAAAAGGCACAAAATTGAAATCGCTCATCGAAACGCTTGGGCCCCCGCTTGTCACCGCCGTTCCGATTGTCGAAACATCATCCATTCCATTGATTGTTCAACTCGTTGCAACGGGAAACTATGTTTCCATTTTAAGCCGCACAGAATTGCCAGAAGGGTTTGACAATGAATTTCTCTTCATTCCCGTGATTACCCATCCGGCCTATCGCATTTTGACATTGTTTCACCAGACAAACCGCGCGTTAAAACCTGTTGAACAACAGTTTCAACATGTATTGATGGAACAAATGAAAGAGCGTCTTGGCCCACGCAATCCAAACTTTTCCGGAGGAGAAGCAAAAGAGGCAGAGTAA
- a CDS encoding ABC transporter permease, which translates to MLLIVAILVIWQIAVTIFAVPSFILPAPVEIFKAFHVIDGARWAVHIFATLRVALLGFFVSILIALPLAVCLIRSPLLSKTVYPLLVIIQSTPVVAIAPIVIVAFGSGDFPRILITFLISFFPLVIATSTGLLSTPPELIELSKSLRAPVRREILQIRLPYAVPYIFSALKISITLCVIGAVVAEFVSADKGIGFFLQLSTSIYKIPQAWAGLFVLAAISLILFQLVIFTQKLLFPWSIKKG; encoded by the coding sequence GTGTTATTGATTGTCGCTATTCTTGTGATCTGGCAAATAGCGGTGACGATTTTTGCCGTTCCCTCTTTCATCCTGCCGGCGCCGGTAGAAATTTTCAAAGCTTTCCATGTGATTGATGGGGCGCGTTGGGCTGTTCATATATTTGCAACCTTGCGAGTGGCACTACTCGGCTTTTTCGTATCCATTCTGATTGCTTTGCCGCTTGCTGTCTGCCTCATCCGCTCACCGCTTTTATCAAAAACGGTTTATCCGTTATTGGTCATTATCCAATCAACACCGGTTGTCGCCATTGCGCCGATTGTCATTGTCGCCTTCGGTTCGGGTGATTTTCCGCGCATTCTCATCACCTTTCTTATTTCGTTTTTTCCGCTGGTTATTGCCACTTCGACAGGGCTTCTTTCTACACCGCCCGAACTTATCGAATTGTCAAAATCGCTCCGCGCACCGGTTCGCCGTGAAATATTGCAAATCCGCCTGCCCTATGCCGTGCCTTATATTTTCTCGGCCTTGAAAATTTCCATTACTTTATGCGTTATCGGTGCGGTTGTTGCCGAATTTGTTTCGGCCGACAAGGGCATAGGTTTCTTCCTCCAGCTTTCCACCTCGATTTATAAAATACCGCAAGCCTGGGCGGGGCTTTTTGTGCTGGCTGCCATTTCGCTTATCTTGTTCCAACTTGTTATTTTTACCCAGAAACTTCTCTTCCCGTGGAGTATCAAAAAGGGTTGA
- a CDS encoding ABC transporter ATP-binding protein, which translates to MSPPSIRFEGLSQFFTTSTGRTEALHNITFDVRYHEFLAVLGPSGCGKSTLLRLIAGLLKPTQGKVEVFGMPVTEPREDVGIVFQRPTLLPWLNIVDNITFPIKHKFGKVNSADIDKAHELVRMIGLTGFEKRMPDELSGGMQQRVGIARALHLDPDILLMDEPFSALDALTRDEMGFELLRIFADRPKTVLFITHSVNEAAILADRVLVLAGRPGTVLTELDVPLGRPRNAETANQKVVHDFAHTLRNLLIKPKLA; encoded by the coding sequence ATTTCTCCCCCCTCTATCCGTTTTGAAGGGCTAAGCCAGTTTTTCACAACATCAACAGGGCGGACAGAAGCGCTTCACAATATTACTTTCGATGTCCGCTATCACGAATTTCTTGCGGTATTGGGTCCTTCCGGTTGTGGCAAATCCACGCTTTTGCGGTTGATTGCCGGACTCTTGAAACCAACACAAGGCAAGGTGGAAGTTTTCGGTATGCCGGTTACGGAGCCGCGCGAAGATGTCGGCATTGTTTTTCAGCGTCCGACATTGCTGCCATGGCTCAATATTGTGGACAATATTACTTTTCCGATCAAACACAAATTCGGCAAGGTCAATTCCGCCGATATTGATAAAGCCCATGAACTTGTGCGCATGATCGGGCTTACCGGTTTTGAAAAACGTATGCCGGACGAATTGTCGGGCGGTATGCAGCAGCGTGTCGGCATTGCCCGTGCGCTTCATCTCGACCCCGATATTTTGTTGATGGATGAACCGTTTTCCGCCCTTGATGCGCTAACCCGAGATGAAATGGGTTTTGAGCTTTTAAGAATTTTTGCCGACAGGCCTAAAACCGTATTGTTCATTACCCATTCCGTCAATGAAGCTGCCATTCTTGCCGACCGTGTGCTGGTTCTCGCCGGCCGGCCGGGAACCGTTTTAACCGAACTCGACGTGCCGCTCGGACGGCCACGCAACGCCGAAACTGCAAACCAAAAGGTGGTCCATGACTTCGCTCACACCCTCAGAAACCTCCTCATCAAGCCCAAGCTCGCTTAA
- a CDS encoding ABC transporter substrate-binding protein: MQAKCRNNSDSAFYSLPCTGFSRDLTSYLKGKMKIAASKILRLERADIKSFIPKTLRQGFSTFKQAFPIASFQAMKFALKSLFKTSLLSASFLSSSLISTGLISANLALLLFSQTLEAKEVQKAPDKVRFQLDWLPGGDKTAIYVCVNRGFCKSEGLDVAIEPGRGGNDAITRIAAGVSDVGAADITALMAARVSANVKVSAVMAIFNKTPHAFYVLSDSPIHSIADIKGKAVATSPFTASNLFLPPFLKTQNLSMDDISLTRVDSGALGPMLITGKTDVIIAWLTDYTRYEEQARIAHKEIRAFPWVESGLDLYGSSLIAADKFISERPEVLTRFIKAYRQSIIFMHEHPDEAVDAVMESVPELDRQSVKGSLLDTLKLIYNDETDQYGLGTYRRDKLQRTWQKTAEALNLDPDAITAESAVKTGFSENLEGFK; the protein is encoded by the coding sequence ATGCAGGCCAAATGTCGAAACAATAGCGACAGTGCTTTTTATTCCCTCCCTTGCACCGGCTTTTCACGGGACCTCACTTCTTACCTCAAAGGCAAAATGAAAATTGCAGCGTCAAAAATACTGCGCCTTGAAAGGGCGGATATCAAAAGCTTTATCCCGAAAACGCTCAGACAAGGTTTTTCAACTTTTAAACAAGCTTTTCCGATTGCTAGTTTTCAGGCCATGAAATTTGCTTTGAAAAGTCTTTTTAAAACAAGTCTTCTTTCGGCCAGTTTTCTTTCATCAAGTCTTATCTCAACCGGTCTTATCTCGGCAAATCTGGCACTTCTTTTGTTTTCCCAAACGCTTGAGGCCAAAGAGGTTCAAAAAGCCCCTGACAAAGTGCGTTTTCAACTCGACTGGTTACCCGGTGGCGATAAAACCGCGATTTATGTTTGTGTGAACAGAGGCTTTTGCAAATCCGAAGGGCTTGATGTTGCCATTGAACCCGGGCGTGGCGGCAATGACGCGATTACCCGCATTGCTGCCGGAGTGAGCGATGTGGGAGCAGCCGACATCACTGCGCTGATGGCTGCGCGTGTAAGCGCAAATGTGAAGGTAAGCGCGGTTATGGCGATCTTCAACAAAACGCCACATGCGTTTTATGTGCTTTCTGATAGCCCCATTCACTCGATAGCCGACATAAAGGGCAAAGCCGTAGCCACCTCGCCTTTTACCGCTTCCAACCTTTTCTTGCCGCCTTTTCTGAAAACGCAGAATTTATCCATGGATGATATTTCCCTCACACGGGTCGACTCCGGTGCTTTGGGGCCGATGTTGATAACCGGAAAGACCGATGTGATTATTGCATGGCTCACCGATTATACGCGCTATGAAGAACAGGCGAGAATTGCGCATAAAGAAATCAGAGCCTTTCCATGGGTGGAAAGTGGCCTTGATCTTTATGGCAGTTCGTTGATTGCCGCCGACAAATTCATTTCTGAACGCCCCGAGGTTCTTACCCGCTTTATCAAGGCCTATCGCCAGTCGATCATATTCATGCATGAACATCCCGATGAAGCGGTCGATGCAGTGATGGAAAGTGTTCCCGAACTTGATCGGCAGAGCGTTAAAGGGTCGCTTCTTGATACATTGAAGCTCATTTACAATGACGAGACAGATCAATATGGCCTTGGCACTTACCGCCGCGACAAGCTTCAACGCACATGGCAAAAGACTGCCGAAGCTTTAAACCTCGACCCCGATGCGATAACTGCTGAAAGTGCTGTTAAAACCGGTTTTTCCGAAAATCTGGAGGGCTTCAAATGA
- a CDS encoding FAD-dependent oxidoreductase yields MPENSEINLAKLERQAKYDLECLNYPARQWVKPKTYRGNPVKDVVIIGGGQSGLTLALQLRRESVTNIAILDKNEAGFEGPWRTYARMHTLRTPKYVTGPDLDIGSLTVRAWWEARFGHKSWEELYKIPTNLWAEYLDWLKKVTHIEVTNRTIVTDIEPLQDDVFAVHIERNGKADMIYTRLVVLATGIEGSGQWVVPDMFKDALDKKVYAHTAEAINFDKLAGKRVAVVGGGSSSFDNSATALEHGAKSVTHFVRRSVLPTVNPYRFMEYSGFLRHFADLDDDKKWQFMKYLFDVNQPPTQDSYLRCTKFDNYELKLASPIKSCRMDGEKLVLVTPHESDEFDFLIVGTGLIIDLKTRPEIARFADKIETWGDHFTPPAGEEHAVIASCPYLGKNFQFQEKVKGEAPYLKHIFTYTFAGMPSLAASAGISALKFGVRRLAYGVSSELFCEDADYHYDLLRAFDEKELTAPQPVAMGKAG; encoded by the coding sequence ATGCCAGAAAATAGCGAAATAAATCTTGCCAAGCTTGAGCGGCAGGCAAAATATGATCTTGAATGTTTGAACTATCCTGCTCGCCAATGGGTAAAGCCGAAGACTTATCGCGGCAATCCGGTGAAGGATGTTGTGATTATTGGCGGCGGACAAAGCGGTTTGACATTGGCGCTACAATTGCGGCGGGAAAGCGTTACAAACATTGCCATTCTGGATAAAAATGAAGCCGGTTTTGAAGGGCCATGGCGCACTTACGCCCGCATGCATACATTGCGCACGCCGAAATATGTGACGGGGCCCGATCTCGACATTGGCAGTTTGACTGTGCGTGCCTGGTGGGAAGCGCGTTTCGGGCATAAATCCTGGGAAGAGCTTTATAAAATACCGACCAATCTTTGGGCAGAATATCTCGACTGGTTGAAAAAAGTTACCCATATAGAGGTCACAAACCGGACAATTGTCACCGATATAGAGCCGCTGCAAGATGATGTTTTTGCAGTTCATATCGAAAGAAACGGCAAAGCCGATATGATCTACACGCGCCTTGTGGTTTTAGCGACCGGTATCGAGGGCAGCGGCCAATGGGTTGTGCCTGATATGTTCAAGGATGCTCTTGACAAGAAAGTTTATGCCCACACGGCCGAAGCAATTAATTTTGACAAACTTGCCGGTAAGCGTGTTGCCGTTGTGGGTGGTGGCTCGTCTTCTTTCGACAATAGTGCCACAGCCTTGGAACACGGTGCTAAATCGGTAACGCATTTTGTCAGACGTTCCGTTTTGCCGACAGTCAACCCTTACCGTTTTATGGAATATAGCGGGTTTTTGCGCCATTTTGCCGATCTTGATGACGACAAGAAATGGCAGTTCATGAAATATCTCTTCGATGTCAACCAGCCGCCAACACAGGATTCCTATTTACGATGCACAAAATTCGACAATTACGAATTGAAACTTGCAAGCCCCATAAAAAGCTGCCGGATGGATGGAGAAAAGCTTGTTCTTGTCACACCGCATGAAAGTGATGAATTCGATTTTCTGATTGTCGGCACAGGCTTGATTATCGACCTTAAAACGCGGCCGGAAATTGCACGTTTTGCCGATAAAATCGAAACCTGGGGCGACCATTTTACCCCGCCAGCGGGCGAAGAACATGCGGTGATTGCAAGCTGTCCTTATCTTGGGAAAAACTTCCAGTTTCAGGAAAAGGTGAAAGGTGAAGCGCCTTATCTCAAACACATTTTCACTTATACTTTTGCCGGTATGCCAAGCCTTGCCGCATCGGCCGGAATTTCGGCTTTGAAATTCGGCGTGAGAAGACTTGCCTATGGGGTGAGCAGTGAATTGTTCTGCGAAGATGCCGATTATCATTATGACCTTCTGAGAGCATTTGACGAGAAGGAATTGACAGCACCCCAACCGGTCGCCATGGGAAAAGCAGGTTAA
- the puuE gene encoding allantoinase PuuE, giving the protein MQSKKDYRTRQFYGYGPTPPDPEWPDGAKIAVQFVINYEEGGESNILHGDKASEHLLSEIVGAVPWEGQRNLNIESLYEYGARVGFWRLYRLFTERNMKLTVFAVAKALELNPAVAKAMVEADWEIATHGFRWLEYKDVDEEEERFHIREAVRIQKALTGERPYGIYQGKPSINTLRLTMEEGGFIYSSDSYADELPYWVEGIEKPFLMIPYTLDVNDMRFATAQGFNSGEQFFNYLKDSFDVLYEEGEKGAPKMLSIGLHCRLVGHPGRAKALEKFLDYVAAKKSVYIARRIDIARHWQKVHPAK; this is encoded by the coding sequence ATGCAATCGAAGAAAGATTATCGCACCCGCCAATTTTACGGTTATGGGCCGACCCCGCCAGACCCCGAATGGCCGGACGGGGCAAAAATAGCGGTACAATTTGTCATCAATTATGAAGAAGGGGGAGAGAGCAATATTCTTCATGGCGACAAGGCCTCCGAACATTTATTATCCGAAATTGTCGGCGCCGTTCCTTGGGAAGGGCAGCGCAATCTCAATATTGAATCCTTGTATGAATATGGCGCGCGTGTCGGCTTCTGGCGGCTTTACCGGCTTTTTACCGAAAGAAATATGAAGCTTACAGTATTTGCCGTGGCCAAGGCTTTGGAGCTCAATCCGGCTGTTGCAAAAGCCATGGTCGAGGCCGATTGGGAAATTGCCACCCATGGCTTTCGTTGGCTTGAGTATAAGGATGTTGACGAAGAGGAAGAGCGTTTTCACATTCGCGAGGCCGTACGCATCCAGAAAGCACTAACGGGTGAACGCCCATACGGAATCTATCAGGGAAAACCCTCAATCAATACTTTGCGGCTTACCATGGAAGAGGGTGGCTTTATATACTCATCAGATAGTTATGCCGATGAACTTCCCTATTGGGTGGAAGGCATTGAAAAGCCGTTTCTCATGATCCCTTATACATTGGATGTCAATGATATGCGCTTTGCAACCGCGCAAGGTTTTAACAGTGGCGAACAATTTTTTAACTATCTTAAAGACAGTTTCGATGTTCTTTATGAAGAGGGTGAAAAAGGTGCGCCGAAAATGTTGTCCATCGGTTTGCATTGCCGCCTGGTCGGCCATCCGGGGCGGGCAAAAGCGCTTGAAAAATTTCTCGATTATGTGGCAGCCAAAAAGTCGGTTTATATTGCGCGGCGTATTGATATTGCCCGCCATTGGCAAAAAGTGCATCCGGCCAAATAA
- a CDS encoding ureidoglycolate lyase: MVEQENHKKQLHELAVLKIGKAEFSPFGDVIDVREETISPDQIGKDNKTGSIPKKNPVMIPINQGRAIRFHDLAKVEAEGEKPRVLINVFRSLPIDFPIQINMMERHPYGSQAFLPVGDNPFLVVVAKDEGGKPSAPQAFYCPSGVGVNYHKNVWHFPLLALFKTSDFYVVDRGGVENNLEEYFYKNEAWQISRLPDFGK; this comes from the coding sequence ATGGTCGAGCAGGAAAATCATAAAAAACAATTGCACGAGCTTGCCGTTTTAAAAATCGGAAAAGCCGAATTTTCTCCTTTTGGCGATGTAATCGACGTGAGGGAAGAAACGATTTCGCCCGACCAAATTGGTAAAGATAATAAAACCGGCTCAATTCCCAAGAAAAATCCGGTTATGATCCCGATCAATCAGGGGCGGGCAATCCGCTTCCATGATCTTGCAAAGGTTGAAGCGGAGGGGGAAAAGCCGCGCGTCCTCATCAATGTCTTCCGGTCTCTCCCGATCGACTTTCCTATTCAGATTAATATGATGGAGCGTCACCCTTATGGCTCGCAGGCATTTCTGCCGGTGGGCGACAATCCGTTTCTCGTTGTTGTGGCAAAGGATGAAGGGGGCAAACCTTCCGCCCCGCAAGCCTTTTATTGCCCGTCAGGTGTCGGCGTTAATTATCATAAAAATGTCTGGCATTTTCCGCTTCTGGCACTTTTCAAGACGAGCGATTTCTATGTGGTTGATCGTGGTGGTGTCGAAAACAATCTGGAAGAATATTTTTATAAAAACGAGGCTTGGCAAATAAGCCGGTTGCCGGATTTTGGTAAATGA
- the uraD gene encoding 2-oxo-4-hydroxy-4-carboxy-5-ureidoimidazoline decarboxylase has product MKIEQLNTLRAAAFIDCLSGIFEHSPWVGESVAGKRPFENLDALYEAMVEAVRQAPEELKDRLILAHPDLAGKLARSSKLTAQSEKEQKGAGLDRLSEDEFDQFQKLNEAYRAKFSFPFIIAVRGHGGKAHDKYSILANMKKRLNNDKEEEKATALTEIFRIARLRLEDLIDSEE; this is encoded by the coding sequence GTGAAAATTGAACAATTGAACACTCTTAGAGCCGCCGCTTTTATTGATTGTTTAAGCGGTATTTTCGAGCATTCCCCTTGGGTGGGGGAAAGTGTTGCAGGAAAACGTCCGTTTGAAAATCTCGATGCGCTTTATGAGGCCATGGTCGAGGCGGTCAGACAAGCTCCGGAAGAGTTGAAAGACAGGTTGATTTTGGCTCACCCCGATCTTGCGGGTAAGCTTGCCCGTTCATCAAAATTGACGGCGCAATCGGAAAAAGAACAAAAAGGGGCTGGGCTTGATCGTTTGAGTGAAGATGAATTCGATCAATTTCAGAAATTGAATGAAGCCTATCGGGCAAAATTTTCTTTTCCCTTTATTATTGCGGTGCGGGGGCATGGCGGAAAAGCCCATGACAAATATTCCATTCTCGCCAATATGAAAAAGCGGCTGAACAATGATAAAGAGGAAGAAAAAGCCACGGCTTTGACGGAAATCTTCCGCATTGCGCGCTTGCGGCTTGAAGATCTCATCGATAGCGAGGAATAA
- the uraH gene encoding hydroxyisourate hydrolase: MTGLTTHILDTASGKPASGIKIQLYKLCQKNVPENENNRTINKPHGMDEKTHLAGEKTQSVVKKLLFETKSNQDGRTEKPLLDEKAMEKGQYELHFFTAAYFVSQGAKLDNPPFLDEIIIRFSIADNTAHYHVPLLVSPWSYSTYRGS, translated from the coding sequence ATGACCGGTTTGACAACCCATATTCTTGATACAGCATCCGGTAAACCGGCTTCCGGCATCAAAATTCAGCTCTACAAGCTTTGCCAAAAAAATGTTCCGGAAAACGAAAATAACAGGACAATAAACAAACCTCATGGGATGGATGAAAAAACGCATTTGGCGGGGGAAAAAACGCAATCCGTCGTCAAAAAATTACTTTTTGAAACAAAGAGCAATCAGGACGGGCGAACGGAAAAACCGCTTCTTGATGAAAAGGCAATGGAAAAAGGACAATATGAATTGCATTTTTTCACGGCTGCCTATTTTGTAAGCCAAGGCGCAAAACTTGATAATCCGCCTTTTCTTGATGAAATCATCATCCGCTTTTCAATAGCCGATAACACCGCCCATTATCATGTGCCGCTTCTTGTAAGCCCGTGGAGCTATTCGACCTATCGCGGCAGTTGA